A window of Variovorax paradoxus EPS genomic DNA:
GCCGACGTGCTGATGACGGTGGACATCGGCAACCTGATGGACCTCGTCGATGGCGGCGTGACGCAGCCGGTGAAATCGCCCGCGCTCGAATCGGCCGTTCCGGCCAACCTGCGCGGCGCCGACGGCCAGTGGTTCGCGCTTTCGCTGCGCGCCCGCGTGCTCTACGCCGACAAGGCGCAGCCGCTCACCAGCTTCCGTTATGAAGACCTGGCCAACCCGAAATACAAGGGCAAGGTCTGCATCCGCGCGGGCCAGCACCCCTACAACACGGCCCTGGTCGCGGCACTGATCGCGCACGACGGCGAAGCCAAGGCCGAGCAGTGGCTGCGCGGCGTGAAGGCCAACCTCGCGCGCAAGGCCACGGGCGGCGACCGCGACGTGGCGCGCGACATCCTCGGCGGCATCTGCGACATCGGCATCGCCAACTCGTACTACGTCGGCCAGATGAAGAGCGCCAAGGAAGGCACCGACGCGCGCAAGTGGGGCGATGCGATCAAGGTGATCCGCCCGACGTTCGCCAATGCCAAAACGGGCGGTGCAGGCGGCGGCACGCACGTCAACATCAGCGGCGCGGCCGTAGCGAAGAACGCGCCGCAACGCGCCAACGCGGTCAAGCTGCTCGAGTTCCTGGTGTCCGAGCCGGCGCAGGCGCTCTACGCGCAGACCAACTACGAATACCCGGTGCGCAAGGGCGTGGCGCTCGATCCGATCATCGGCCAGACGATCGGCGAGCTGAAGGTCGATCCGCTGCCGCTCACCGAGATCGCCAGGTACAGGAAGCAAGCCAGTGCGCTCGTCGACAAGGTCGGCTTCGACCAGTGATCGAGAGGGTCGGGCCCGCCTTGCCGGCGCCTGAAGAAAAATGCAAATGACACGGCGCCAGCCACCGGCCCTGCAAGCTGCAGGACCGGTCTGGCGCCTTGCCTCGTTCGCGATCGCCATCGGCGTGCTCGCGCCGGTGCTCACGCTCCTGTGGCTCGCGTTCGGCTCGGGCATCGGGCACTGGGGGCCGCTGTTCGCGCATGTGCTGCCGCAGGCGGCGCTCAACACGGCGCTGTTGCTGGCTGGTGTCGGCACGCTGGTGCTGGTGATCGGCACCGGCTGCGCATGGCTCGTCACCGCGCATGACTTTCCGGGGCGCGGCGTGCTGCATTGGGCGCTGCTGCTGCCGCTGGCGATGCCGACCTACATCGTCGCCTTCGCATATCTCGATCTGCTGCATCCCATCGGCCCGGTGCAGGGCGCGATCCGCTGGGTGCTGGGCTTCGACAGCCCGCGCCAGTTCCGCCTGCCCGACCTGCGCTCGATGCCGGGCGCGATCTTCGTGCTCGGCTTCGTGCTCTATCCGTACGTCTACATGACGGCGCGCGCGATGTTCATGACGCAGCCGGCGCATCTGCTGGAAGCCGCGCGCACGCTGGGCGAGAACCGCCTCGGCGCATTCTTTCGCGTGGCGCTGCCGCTCGCGCGCCCTGCGCTTGCGGTGGGCCTGAGCCTCGCGCTGCTCGAAACGCTGAACGATATCGGCGCGTCGGAATTTCTCGGCGTGAACACGCTCACGGTCGCGGTCTACACGACTTGGATCACGCGCTCCGACCTGGCCGGCGCGGCGCAGATTGCGTGCGCGATGCTGTTCGTGGTGGTGGCGCTGGTCTGGCTCGAACGCAATGGCCGCCGGCACCAGCGCTTCGGCTCGGCGCAGCGCATGCGCGCGGTGCAGCCGCGGCGCCTGCATGGCGGCGCGGGCTGGGCCGCGACGGCGGTCACCGCGCTGCCGGTGCTGATCGGCTTCGTGGCACCGGCCCTGTATCTGGTCTGGGAAAGCGCCAAGCGGCTGCATCAGGGCGGCGGCGTTTCGCAGGGGCTGATCGCAAGCCTCGGCAACACGCTCGCGCTGGCCGCGGGCGTCACCGTGGTGGCCGTGGCTGCGGGATTGGTCGTCGCCTGGGCTGCGCGAAGCCAGGGCTCGGGCATCAACCGCGCGCGCTGGCAGGCACGCGCCGCCACGCTGGGCTACGCGGTGCCGGGCACGGTGCTGGCCATCGGCCTGCTCACGCCGGCGCTGGCCTTCGATGCCGCGCTCGCGACCGCGTTCGGCTGGCAGGGCCTGCCGCTGATGAGCGCGGGCATCGTGCTGGTCGTGGCCTGCGCGATCCGTTTTCTCGCGATGCCGGTCGGCGGCATCGAGGCCGGCCTCGCGCGCATTCCGCCCGCCATCGAGCAGGCCTCGCGCCTCCTCGGCGAAAGCACCGCCGGCACGCTGCGCCGCGTGCACCTGCCGCTGCTGCAGCCCGCCATTGCCGCGGGCGCGCTGCTGGTCTTCGTCGATGCGATGAAGGAGCTGCCCGCCACGCTGCTGCTGCGCCCCGCCAACTTCGACACCCTGGCCACCTGGCTCTATGCCGAGGCCGCGCGCGGCACCTATGAAGAAGGCGCGATCGCGGCGCTCGCCATCGTGCTGGCGGGGCTGCTGCCTGTGGTGCTGCTGGCGCGCAATCAACTGGGCACGACGCCGGCGGCACCCGTTCCGGAAAACACATGAGTTCAGCGCTGCACCTCGAATCGATCCAGCTCGCGTACGACACGCCGCGCGGCCCGCACACCGTCGTCGACGATTTCTCGCTGTCGCTCGCGGCCGGCGACATCGCCTGCCTGTTCGGGCCCTCGGGCTGCGGCAAGACCACGGTGCTGCGCGCCATCGCGGGCTTCGAGCCGCTGCGCGCCGGCACGATCCGCCTCGACGAAGTGGTGCTCTCTTCCGCCCGCTCGCACCTGCCGCCCGAGCAGCGGCGCGTGGGGATGATGTTCCAGGAGTACGCGCTGTTTCCGCACCTGTCGGCCGCGAAGAACGTGGCCTTCGGGCTGCGTCGCCTCGGCCGCGCGGCGCAGCAGTCGCGCGTGGCCGAGATGCTGGCGCTGGTCGGTCTCGCCGATGCGGGCGAGCGCTATCCGCACGAGCTCTCGGGCGGGCAGCAGCAACGCATCGCGCTGGCCCGCGCGCTCGCGCCTTCGCCTGCGTTGTTGCTGCTCGACGAACCTTTTTCCAACCTCGATGGCGCCACGCGCGAACGCCTGACCGCCGAGGTGCGCGGCATCCTGAAGCAGGCCGGCCAGACCGCCATCCTGGTCACGCACAACGAGGCCGAAGCGCACGCGATGGCGGACCGCATCGGGGTGATGCACAACGGGCGCATCACGCACTGGCTGGCAACCGCGACCTAGCACAAGGCGCCGAAAAGGCGAATGGGCTTTCCGGGAAAAGGTTGTTCGGGACCGCAAGAATCGCGGCGACCGAACCACACAACCGAAGACGGAGAGCCCCCATGTCCCAACACGCCCAACCCTCCCAGCCCCTCACCCTCGTCAGCCATCTGCTGTGCCCTTACGTCCAGCGCGCGGCCATCGCGCTCGGTGAAAAAGGCGTGCCCTTCGAGCGCGTCGTGATCGATCTCGCGAACAAGCCCCAGTGGTTTCTCGACATCTCGCCGCTAGGCAAGGTGCCGCTGCTGAAGGTGCAGCGCGCCGACGGCACCGAGGCTGTGCTGTTCGAGAGCAACGTGATCTGCGAGTACCTCGAAGAAACACAACCCGGCGCCCGCCTGCACCCGGAAGACCCGCTCACCCGCGCCGAGCACCGCGCGTGGATGGAGTTCGGCTCGGCCATCCTCGCCGACCTGTGGGGCTACGAGACCACGCAGGATGCGGCGGTGTTCGAGCAGAAGCGCCTCGCGCTGGTCGCGAAGTTCGAGCGCGTCGAGGCTGCGCTCGGCGCCGGCCCCTACTTCGCGGGCAAGAATTTCAGCTTGGTCGATGCCGTGTTCGCGCCGGTGTTCCGCTACTTCGAGGTGTTCGACACGCTCATCGATTCGCGCATCTTCGCCGCGCTGCCCAAGGTCGATGCCTGGCGCAAGGCACTGGCCGTACGCCCGAGCGTGCGCGATGCGGTGGTGCCGGAATATCCGCAGCACCTGATGGAATTCCTCAAGCGCCACGAGGCCCACCTGCTCACGGCGGCGGCTTGATTGACGCGGCGGGAAGCCGACAATAGCGGCTCCCCCTTTCATATAACTACACGGCACCACGAGATGCGATTCCTTCACACCATGCTGCGCGTTGGCAACCTCCAGCGCTCCATCGACTTCTACACAAAGGTGCTCGGCATGAACCTGCTGCGCACCTCCGAGAACCCCGAGTACAAGTACAGCCTCGCCTTCCTTGGCTTCGACAAGGGCAACCCCGACCAGGCCGAGATCGAGCTCACCTACAACTGGGGCACCGAGAGCTACGACCTGGGCACCGCCTACGGCCACATCGCGCTCGGCGTGCCCGATGCGTATGCGGCCTGCGAGAAGATCAAGGCCGCGGGCGGCAACGTGACGCGCGAGGCCGGTCCGGTCAAGGGCGGCACGACGGTGATCGCCTTCGTGACGGACCCCGATGGCTACAAGATCGAGCTGATCCAGCGCGCTGAATCCGCTGAAGGCGCGGGTCTACGCTGAAGCGCTTCGGGTAACGCCATGGCCAGCCCGAAGAAAGAAAAGAAGACGACGACAACATCAACGCGCCACGTCGCATTGCTGCGCGGCGTGAACGTCAACGGCATCACGATCAAGAGCGCCGACTTGAAGGCGCTCTTCGTCGAACTCGGATTCGATGCGGTGCGCACAGTGCTCGCGAGCGGCAACGTGCTCTTTGATACCGACGAGCGCGATGCTGGCGCGTTGCGCACACGCATCGAGCAGGCGCTGCGCAAGCGCTTCGACTACGACGCGTGGATCGTGCTGCTCACGCAGAAGCAGGTGGCCGACATGGCCGCGGCCTATCCCTTCGAGCGCATCGATGAAGAGCGGCATCCGTACCTCGTGTTCGGCTCCGATCCCGCGATGCTCGATGAAGTGATGGAAAAAGCCGGTACCGTCGACCCCAAGCTCGAACGGCTGAAGCAAGGCAAGGGCGTGCTGTACTGGCAATGCCCGCGCGGCGAGAGCACCGACACGCCGGTGGCCAAGCTGCTGGCGAAGACGCGCTACAAATCGAGCACGACGACGCGCAACCTCCGCACGGTCGAGAAACTTCTGACGGACTGATCAGCAGCCCAGCAGATCGGCCAGTTCGTTGATGTCGCGCGCATGCAGGCTGTTGTCCGGCTGCGGCGAAACATCCTTCGGCTGCGCGCGGCCGAACTCGTGGGGGCGCTCGATGTAGGCGGTCTTGAGGCCGCACACGCGTGCGGCGGCCAGGTCGTCGTGGTGCGCCGCGGCCAGCATCACCTGCCCCGGCGTTGCATCGAACACGCCGGCCACGCCGAGGTAGGTGCGCGGATCGGGCTTGTAGGCCTTGAAGACCTCGGCCGACAGCACGCAATCCCAGGGCAGGCCCGCACGCTTGGCCATCTCGGTCAGCAAGCCGATGTTGCCGTTCGAGAGCGTGCAGATGGTGAACTTCTTCTTGAGCCGCGTGAGCCCCGCCACCGAATCGGGCCATGCCGGCAGCCGGTGCCACGCACGGCTCAGGTCGCGCTTGGCGGCGGTGTCCAGGCGGTCGGTCAGGTCGAAGTCGCGCAGCACCTGTTCGAGCATGCTCAGGTGCAGCTCGTCGAGCAGCGTGAAGCCGCCCTCGCCCGCCGCGATGCGCTCCATCACCGCCTTCATCGCGGGCTGGTAGCCGGCGCGCCATGCCAGCGCAAAGGTCGCGCCTTCCACCCCCGGCAGCGCGCGCTCGACTTCGGCGGCAATGCCGCTGTGCCAGTCGACCACCGTGCCGAACACGTCGAACGCGATGACCTTCAGGTCGCTCGCGTCGAATTCGGCGCGCATGTCAGCGGGACAGCTGGCTCGCTGCGCGTGCCAGCTGTTCGATGCGGGACCAGTCGCCGTCGCGGATCGCATCCGTCGGCACGATCCACGAGCCGCCCACGCAGGCCACGTTCGACAACGCGAGGAACTCGGCCGCGTTGCCCGCATGGATGCCGCCCGTGGGGCAGAAGGTGACGTCGCCGAACGGACCTTGCCATGCCTTGAGCATCGGCAGGCCGCCGGCTTGCAGCGCGGGGAAGAACTTGAGCTGGGTGTAGCCGTCCTCCTGCGCCGTCATGATTTCGCTGCCGGTCGCCACGCCGGGCAAGAGCGGCAGGCCGAGGTCGTGGCAGGCCTTGCCGACCGCGCGCGTGTAGCCCGGGCTCACGCCGAACTTCGCGCCGGCCAGTGCCGAGGCCTGCGCATCGGCCGCGCTGCGGATGGTGCCGGCGCCGGCCACGGCCTCGGGCACTTCCTTGGCGATGGCCTCGATGCACTGCAGCGCCTGCGGCGTGCGCAGCGTGACCTCGAGCATGCGGATGCCACCCGCCACCAGCGCGCGCGCCAGCGGAATGGCGTCTTTCACGTCGTTGAGCACGATGACCGGAATGACCGGCGCGTCGCGCATCACGTCGAGGGCGGTGAGTTTGTTGTTGTCTACAGCCATGAGCAGGCTCCTTCTTCAGCGGTGAGTGCATTGCGGCGCATGCCGGCGAACAGTTCGCGGCCGAGGCCGTGTCCGTCGGCGATGCGCTGCGCTTCGGGCAGCGTCGCGGTTTCGCGCGCGGCCCATTCGTCTTCGGGCAGCAGCACGGCGAGCGTACCCGCCACTGCATCGAGGCGGATCACGTCGCCGTCGCGCACCTTGGCCAGCGGGCCGCCCGCGGCCGCTTCGGGCGACACGTGGATGGCCGCCGGAATCTTGCCCGACGCACCGCTCATGCGGCCATCGGTGACCAGCGCGACGCGAAAGCCCTTGCCTTGCAGCACCGAGAGCGGCGGCGTGAGCTTGTGCAGCTCGGGCATGCCATTGGCCTGCGGGCCCTGCCAGCGCACCACGCAGACCACGTCGCGCTCCAGTTCGCCGGCGGTGAAAGCCTTGTGCAGGGCGGCCTGCGAGTCGAACACGCGGGCGGGCGCTTCGATCACATGGCGGTCGTCGGGCACGGAGGAAACCTTGATCACGCTGCGGCCCAGGTTGCCGCTGAGGAGCTTCAGGCCGCCGGTGGCGCTGAACGGCTCGGCCACGGTGCGTGCGACCGCGTCGTTTTTCGACGGGGCGGCGGGCGTCCAGCTCAGGCGCTGCTCGCCGCTGTCGGCCAGCGTCGGAATGTTGGCGAATTCGCGGATGCCACCGGCGCGCACGGTGAGCACGTCGGCGTGCATCAGGCCCGCATCGACCAGCTCGCCGATCACGAAGCCGGGGCCGCCCGCGGCCTGGAACTCGTTCACGTCGGCGCTGCCATTGGGGTACACGCGGGTCAGCAGCGGAATGATGTCCGAGAGCTTCGAGAAGTCGTCCCAGTCGATCACGATGCCCGCGGCGCGGGCCACGGCCACCCAGTGGATCAGATGGTTCGTCGAACCGCCGGTGGCCAGCAGCGCGGCCATCGCATTCACGATGCAGCGCTCGTCGACCATCTCGCCGATGGGCGGGCAGTTGAAGGCAGTCTCGCCCGCCTTGCCCAGCACGGTGCGCACCGCCTCGCGCGTGAGCGTTTCGCGCATCGCATCGCCGGGCTGGATGAAGGCCGTGCCGGGCACATGCAGGCCCATGGCTTCGAGCAACATCTGGTTGCTGTTGGCGGTGCCGTAGAAGGTGCAGGTGCCTACCGTGTGATACGCCGCCATCTCGGCATCGAGCAGCCCCTGCCGGCCCACGAGGCCCTGCGCCGCTTGCTCCCGCACCTTCGACTTGGCATTGTTCGAGAGGCCTGAGGGCATCGGCCCCGCGGGCACGAACACGGTCGGCAGATGGCCGAAGTGCAGCGCGCCGATCAGGAGGCCGGGCACGATCTTGTCGCACACGCCGAGCATCAGCGCGCCGTCGAACATGTCGTGCGTGAGCGCGATCGCGGTGCTCATGGCGATGACGTCGCGGCTGAAGAGGCTCAGCTCCATGCCGGGCGTGCCCTGCGTGACGCCATCGCACATCGCCGGCACGCCGCCCGCGACCTGCGCGGTGGCGCCGAGGCGCCGCGCCTCCTGCTTGATGATGTCCGGGTAGCCCTGGTACGGCGCGTGGGCCGAGAGCATGTCGTTGTAGGCGGTGACGATGCCGAGGTTGGGTGCGCGCTCGGTCACCACCTTGAACTTGTCGTTGGCCGGGATGCCGGCCACGGCATGCGCCACGTTGGCGCAGCCCATGCGCTCGGAACCGCGGTCGCGGCCGCGGATTTCGGCGAGCCGTGCGAGGTAGGCGCTGCGCGTGCCATGGCTGCGCTCGCGGATGCGATCGGTGACGTCGCGGACGGTGGGGTGTGTGCTGCTCATGGGGGTAGATGGCTCTTGCTGCGTGTCGCCGGAGCGACTGGTGGCCTGGAAGCTCATCGTACCAAGGCAGGCGCAAACAGCCGATGAAATCCGGGCGCCAAACGATACGAATTTACTCGGGCATCGCCGGGCGCATGCCCTGCCCCCGATACCGGTGTCAGCGCAGTGCGGGCAGCAACAGGGTCATCGCCAACCCGATGGCCGCGCAGGCCCCGAGCAGCGGCATCACGCCGACCTTGAGGCGGAACAAGGCGACGGCCGCCGCGACGGCGATCAGCGCCGACACGGCGTCGAAGCGGCCGCCGAAGCCCTGCGGCCAGAGCACGTGGTACGCGAAGAAAAGCGCCAGGTTCAGGATCACGCCCACCACCGCCGCCGTGATCGCCGACAGCGGCGCCGTGAAGCCCAGCTTGCCGTGCGTGGCCTCGATGGCGGGTCCGCCGGCGAGGATGAAGATGAACGAGGGCAGGAAGGTGAAGAAGGTCACGACGGTTGCGGCCAGCGCCCCCGCCAGGAACAACGAATCCGGCCCCAGCACCTCTTTCAGCCATCCGCCGACAAAGCCGACGAAGGCCACGACCATGATGAGCGGACCCGGCGTCGTCTCGCCCAGCGCAAGGCCATCGATCATCTGCGCGCCCGACAGCCACTGGTGGTGTTCGACGGCGCCCTGGTAGACGTAGGGCAGCACGGCGTAGGCGCCGCCGAAGGTCAGCAATGCCGCCTTGGTGAAGAACCAGCCCATCTGCGTGAGCGTGCCCTGCAGCCCCTGCGTAGCAACGAGCACGCCCATGGCCAGCAGCCAGAGGCCCAGGCCGATCGCAAGGATCTTGGCGAGGTGCGAGCGCGAGAAGCGCGCGTGCGGCGGCGTCGGCGTGTCGTCGTCGATCAGCGCCGGACCGTAGCTTTGACTGGCACTGCCATGTCCGCCGCCGAGTGCGAAAACCCCGGGCGCCCAACGCGCGCCGAAGTGACCGAGCAGGCCGGCTGCCAGCACGATCGCCGGAAACGGCGTGTCGAACGCGAAGATCGCCACGAACGCGGCGGCGGCAATGCCCCACATCCACCGGTTCTTCAAAGCGCGGCTGCCGATGCGGTGCGCCGCGTGCAGCACCAGTGCGGTGACGGCCGGCTTGATGCCGTAGAAGATACCGGCCACCACCGGCACATGGCCGAAGCGCAGGTAGATCCACGACAGCGCGATCAGGATGAACAGCGAAGGCAGCACGAACAGCGCCCCGGCCACGATGCCACCCCGCGTGCGGTGCATGAGCCAGCCGATATAGGTGGCGAGCTGCTGGGCCTCGGGGCCGGGCAGCAGCATGCAGAAGTTCAGCGCGTGAAGAAAGCGCTTCTCGCTGATCCAGCGCCGCCGCTCGACCAGCTCGGCATGCATGATCGCGATCTGCCCGGCGGGGCCGCCGAAGCTGATGAAGCCGAGCTTGAGCCAGAAGCGGAAAGCCTCTGCGAAGGAAACGGGCTGGAGGGGCGCAGAAAGCGCTGGGGATGCGGAAGGGGCGTCAGAAAAGTCGGTGTCCACGGCAGGATGCTCCGTTGTGCGTCAGCAGCACTTGGACGGG
This region includes:
- a CDS encoding ABC transporter permease; translation: MTRRQPPALQAAGPVWRLASFAIAIGVLAPVLTLLWLAFGSGIGHWGPLFAHVLPQAALNTALLLAGVGTLVLVIGTGCAWLVTAHDFPGRGVLHWALLLPLAMPTYIVAFAYLDLLHPIGPVQGAIRWVLGFDSPRQFRLPDLRSMPGAIFVLGFVLYPYVYMTARAMFMTQPAHLLEAARTLGENRLGAFFRVALPLARPALAVGLSLALLETLNDIGASEFLGVNTLTVAVYTTWITRSDLAGAAQIACAMLFVVVALVWLERNGRRHQRFGSAQRMRAVQPRRLHGGAGWAATAVTALPVLIGFVAPALYLVWESAKRLHQGGGVSQGLIASLGNTLALAAGVTVVAVAAGLVVAWAARSQGSGINRARWQARAATLGYAVPGTVLAIGLLTPALAFDAALATAFGWQGLPLMSAGIVLVVACAIRFLAMPVGGIEAGLARIPPAIEQASRLLGESTAGTLRRVHLPLLQPAIAAGALLVFVDAMKELPATLLLRPANFDTLATWLYAEAARGTYEEGAIAALAIVLAGLLPVVLLARNQLGTTPAAPVPENT
- a CDS encoding DUF1697 domain-containing protein, producing MASPKKEKKTTTTSTRHVALLRGVNVNGITIKSADLKALFVELGFDAVRTVLASGNVLFDTDERDAGALRTRIEQALRKRFDYDAWIVLLTQKQVADMAAAYPFERIDEERHPYLVFGSDPAMLDEVMEKAGTVDPKLERLKQGKGVLYWQCPRGESTDTPVAKLLAKTRYKSSTTTRNLRTVEKLLTD
- the gloA gene encoding lactoylglutathione lyase, which produces MRFLHTMLRVGNLQRSIDFYTKVLGMNLLRTSENPEYKYSLAFLGFDKGNPDQAEIELTYNWGTESYDLGTAYGHIALGVPDAYAACEKIKAAGGNVTREAGPVKGGTTVIAFVTDPDGYKIELIQRAESAEGAGLR
- the chrA gene encoding chromate efflux transporter, with product MDTDFSDAPSASPALSAPLQPVSFAEAFRFWLKLGFISFGGPAGQIAIMHAELVERRRWISEKRFLHALNFCMLLPGPEAQQLATYIGWLMHRTRGGIVAGALFVLPSLFILIALSWIYLRFGHVPVVAGIFYGIKPAVTALVLHAAHRIGSRALKNRWMWGIAAAAFVAIFAFDTPFPAIVLAAGLLGHFGARWAPGVFALGGGHGSASQSYGPALIDDDTPTPPHARFSRSHLAKILAIGLGLWLLAMGVLVATQGLQGTLTQMGWFFTKAALLTFGGAYAVLPYVYQGAVEHHQWLSGAQMIDGLALGETTPGPLIMVVAFVGFVGGWLKEVLGPDSLFLAGALAATVVTFFTFLPSFIFILAGGPAIEATHGKLGFTAPLSAITAAVVGVILNLALFFAYHVLWPQGFGGRFDAVSALIAVAAAVALFRLKVGVMPLLGACAAIGLAMTLLLPALR
- the edd gene encoding phosphogluconate dehydratase; this encodes MSSTHPTVRDVTDRIRERSHGTRSAYLARLAEIRGRDRGSERMGCANVAHAVAGIPANDKFKVVTERAPNLGIVTAYNDMLSAHAPYQGYPDIIKQEARRLGATAQVAGGVPAMCDGVTQGTPGMELSLFSRDVIAMSTAIALTHDMFDGALMLGVCDKIVPGLLIGALHFGHLPTVFVPAGPMPSGLSNNAKSKVREQAAQGLVGRQGLLDAEMAAYHTVGTCTFYGTANSNQMLLEAMGLHVPGTAFIQPGDAMRETLTREAVRTVLGKAGETAFNCPPIGEMVDERCIVNAMAALLATGGSTNHLIHWVAVARAAGIVIDWDDFSKLSDIIPLLTRVYPNGSADVNEFQAAGGPGFVIGELVDAGLMHADVLTVRAGGIREFANIPTLADSGEQRLSWTPAAPSKNDAVARTVAEPFSATGGLKLLSGNLGRSVIKVSSVPDDRHVIEAPARVFDSQAALHKAFTAGELERDVVCVVRWQGPQANGMPELHKLTPPLSVLQGKGFRVALVTDGRMSGASGKIPAAIHVSPEAAAGGPLAKVRDGDVIRLDAVAGTLAVLLPEDEWAARETATLPEAQRIADGHGLGRELFAGMRRNALTAEEGACSWL
- a CDS encoding glutathione S-transferase family protein produces the protein MSQHAQPSQPLTLVSHLLCPYVQRAAIALGEKGVPFERVVIDLANKPQWFLDISPLGKVPLLKVQRADGTEAVLFESNVICEYLEETQPGARLHPEDPLTRAEHRAWMEFGSAILADLWGYETTQDAAVFEQKRLALVAKFERVEAALGAGPYFAGKNFSLVDAVFAPVFRYFEVFDTLIDSRIFAALPKVDAWRKALAVRPSVRDAVVPEYPQHLMEFLKRHEAHLLTAAA
- a CDS encoding haloacid dehalogenase type II produces the protein MRAEFDASDLKVIAFDVFGTVVDWHSGIAAEVERALPGVEGATFALAWRAGYQPAMKAVMERIAAGEGGFTLLDELHLSMLEQVLRDFDLTDRLDTAAKRDLSRAWHRLPAWPDSVAGLTRLKKKFTICTLSNGNIGLLTEMAKRAGLPWDCVLSAEVFKAYKPDPRTYLGVAGVFDATPGQVMLAAAHHDDLAAARVCGLKTAYIERPHEFGRAQPKDVSPQPDNSLHARDINELADLLGC
- the eda gene encoding bifunctional 4-hydroxy-2-oxoglutarate aldolase/2-dehydro-3-deoxy-phosphogluconate aldolase, which translates into the protein MAVDNNKLTALDVMRDAPVIPVIVLNDVKDAIPLARALVAGGIRMLEVTLRTPQALQCIEAIAKEVPEAVAGAGTIRSAADAQASALAGAKFGVSPGYTRAVGKACHDLGLPLLPGVATGSEIMTAQEDGYTQLKFFPALQAGGLPMLKAWQGPFGDVTFCPTGGIHAGNAAEFLALSNVACVGGSWIVPTDAIRDGDWSRIEQLARAASQLSR
- a CDS encoding ABC transporter ATP-binding protein; the protein is MSSALHLESIQLAYDTPRGPHTVVDDFSLSLAAGDIACLFGPSGCGKTTVLRAIAGFEPLRAGTIRLDEVVLSSARSHLPPEQRRVGMMFQEYALFPHLSAAKNVAFGLRRLGRAAQQSRVAEMLALVGLADAGERYPHELSGGQQQRIALARALAPSPALLLLDEPFSNLDGATRERLTAEVRGILKQAGQTAILVTHNEAEAHAMADRIGVMHNGRITHWLATAT
- a CDS encoding Fe(3+) ABC transporter substrate-binding protein, whose amino-acid sequence is MTQRSGASTRAAHALIGATTAWLAITALPAHAAEELTLYTTREPALIQPLISAFSAQSNIKVNTVFVKDGLLERVKAEGTRSPADVLMTVDIGNLMDLVDGGVTQPVKSPALESAVPANLRGADGQWFALSLRARVLYADKAQPLTSFRYEDLANPKYKGKVCIRAGQHPYNTALVAALIAHDGEAKAEQWLRGVKANLARKATGGDRDVARDILGGICDIGIANSYYVGQMKSAKEGTDARKWGDAIKVIRPTFANAKTGGAGGGTHVNISGAAVAKNAPQRANAVKLLEFLVSEPAQALYAQTNYEYPVRKGVALDPIIGQTIGELKVDPLPLTEIARYRKQASALVDKVGFDQ